From the Mammaliicoccus sciuri genome, the window AATTCGACTTTAACAAAGGTTTCAAATTCTCAACATATGCAACATGGTGGATTCGTCAAGCAATTACTAGAGCGATTGCTGACCAAGCACGTACAATCCGTATCCCAGTTCATATGGTTGAAACGATCAATAAATTGATTCGTGTTCAACGTCAATTATTACAAGATTTAGGTAGAGATCCATCTCCTGAAGAAATTGGTGAAGAAATGGATTTACCACCAGAAAAAGTTCGTGAAATTCTGAAAATTGCTCAAGAACCAGTGTCATTAGAAACGCCTATTGGTGAAGAAGATGACAGTCACTTAGGCGACTTTATTGAAGACCAAGATGCACAAAGTCCATCTGATCACGCTGCATATGAATTACTTAAAGAGCAATTAGAAGATGTATTAGATACATTAACTGACAGAGAAGAAAATGTATTAAGATTAAGATTTGGTCTTGATGATGGTAGAACAAGAACTCTTGAAGAAGTTGGTAAAGTATTTGGTGTTACAAGAGAACGTATTCGTCAAATTGAAGCGAAGGCATTGCGCAAGTTAAGACATCCATCAAGAAGTAAGCGTTTGAAAGATTTTATGGATTAAACATGAAAAGTTTATATTAATCCCAAAAAGCCTTTGACAATGCCTTGTTTTAATATAAAATATAATTGTATGAAGGTTTAACAAAAGGGAGGTTGTATGAATGAATCGTAATCCTGTTATCCCGTTTATTCTGATTTTACTACTCGGAGTAGGATTAATATTCTTCATGTCAGCACATGGTGCTAACAAAGAGGAAGAAAAAGAAGGCGGTGGCGGTGCTAAAACTGAAAAGTTTGATGCAGCTACATTCGCTAAGGACAATTGTACAAGTTGTCATGGACAAAATCTTGAAGGTGGAATGGGACCTAAATTAGCTGGAAGCAAAAAAGGTGCCGATGAAATGAAAAAAATCATTCGTAATGGTAAAGGTTCAATGCCTGCACATGACGAAGCTACTATTTCAAATAAAGATTTAGACACACTTGTCAAGTACTTAAAAGATGGCGCTAAATAACACAAAAAAATCTTTTGCTATTGCAAAAGATTTTTTTAATGAAAGGGAAAAATAATGATCCAAATAAATAAACGTTTAATGAAGGTAAGTGAATATTTAAATCATCATAAATTAGCAGATATCGGTTCCGATCATGCATATTTACCTATATACGCAATTCAAAATGGATTAATTAAAGAAGCGATTGCTGGAGAAGTTGTCAAAGGACCTTTTCTTGCTGCTCAAAAGAATACTAAATTATATGGTATGAACGACCTTATTGAAGTTAAACTGGGTGACGGTTTAGAAGTAGTAGACGAGACGATTGATGCGATTACAATTTGTGGCATGGGTGGTCCATTAATTGCACAAATTATTGAAGAAGGAAAGCATAAGTTAACAGGGCATCCTGATTTAATTTTACAAGCTAATATTCATGCGTTGCCAATTAGAAAAGTATTACAAAGCATTGGTTATCAAATCGTTGATGAACAACTCATAAAAGATAAAAAACATATATATGAAATCATAGTGGCTAAAAAAGGTGAGATGGACCTAAATGAATTAGAATTAAAATTTGGTCCTAAATTATTAGCCAATAAAAATGATTTATTCCATGAAAAATGGCAAAGAGAATTAGAATCGCTTAATAAAATTAGTAAACAATTAGAATATCACGAAGATAAAAATAGGTATAATGAAATTAATCAACAAATACTTCAAATAAAAGAGGTGCTTTAATGATTATTCAAGAGCTATTACAAGAAATTGATAAACAAGTCCCATTTTCTACGAGTGAATCTTGGGATAATGTTGGTTTATTAATTGGTTCAGAAAAAAGTGAAGTGAACGGTGTATTAACAACATTAGATTGTACGTTAGAAGTTGTAGAAGAAGCCATTCAAAACAATATCAATACGATCATTGCACATCATCCACTTATTTTTAAAGGTGTTAAAAATATTACGGATAAAAGCTATGGTCCTATTATTCGTAAATTGATTCAGCATGACATCAATTTGATTGCACTCCATACAAATCTTGATGTACATCCTAAAGGTGTTAGTTACATGATTGGGCAACAAATAGGATTAGATAATATGAAAGTATTGGAAGAACAACAAGAGTCCTATTATAAAGTACAAATATTCTTACCTGATAAAGATGTTGAAGCTATGAAAGCTGCATTTAATGACCATCATTTAGCTCAAACAGAAGAATACAGCGAAGTATTTTTCCAGTCTCAAGGTAAAGGACAATTTAAACCGAGTGCATCAGCAAATCCACATCTTGGACAAGCTGATAAGACTGAGACTGTTTATGAAACGAAACTAGAATTAATGGTTGATGAGAAAGATTTAGCACTTGCTAAAGAACTGATTATTCAAACACACCCATATGAAGAACCTGTTTATGATTTCATCAAAATGTCTAGAACATCTTCTGTAGGCTTAGGAATTATCGGAGAATTAAATGAAACGCAATCAGTAAATGAATTTGTGCAAAACTATAAACAAAAGCTCGCTATTCCAGCAGTTAGATTTATAGGAGACCAATCAACGCAAATTAAACGCGTCGCAATTGTTGGTGGTGCTGGTATTGAATATGCAAATTTAGCTAAAGCACAACAAGCTGATTTATTTATTACTGGAGACGTTAAACATCACGAAGCATTAGATGCACTAATGGACGGTATAAACGTCTTAGATGTTAATCATTATAGTGAGTATGTTATGAAAGAAGGATTAAAGTCATTATTAGAAGAATGGACAAATGGAACGATTAAAGTGTTAACATCTTCTATTAATACAGATCCTTATCAATATATGATGTGAACCCAAATATTTGAACTAAACAAATCAAAATATTGGGGTGCATTCTAATGAGGAAAAAATATGAATTTAAATTCAAACTAAAACTTGTAAAAGAATATTTAGAAGGACATCAAAGTTATAGAACAATTGCTTTAAAATATGGTATTTCAAGTTGGTCTGTCCTTCGGATTTGGGTCAATCAATATAAAGAGTTTGGAGAAGAAGGTTTAGAAATAAAAAGTAGAAATACTGTTTATACTAGCGAATTTAAATTATCTGTTTTAAAATTTAGACAAGAAAATATGTTGTCTTATCAAGATACTGCGAATCACTTTAGAATTATTAATCCTATTATCATTGCCAATTGGCAACATCAATTTGATGAAAAGTGTCGTCTTGATATAGATAATAAACAAAAGGGACGATCTCACACTATGACTAAAAAACGATCTAAATCAGATAATAAAAATTTACCTTTAAATGAAAATGAACGTGAAGAACTTGAAAGACTTAGAAATGAAAATGAGACGTTAAAGGCAGGTATAGCTTATCAAAAAAAGTTACAAGCCTTGACCGACATTTACGGAAGCAAAAATCAGAAATAGTAAAGGTCATTAAGGAACTAAATGAAACATATAATATACGATTAAGTATCTTATTTAAAGTCGCTCAAATAGCTAAATCTGTATACTATTATTGGATAAATAAATTTAGTAAAGCTGATAAAGATGAAACATTGATTCAAGTAATAAAAGAAATATGTGAAGAATCAAACCATACCTATGGTTATCGTCGTGTTACACAAGCACTAAGAAATAGAGGTCTTATCGTAAATCATAAAAAAGTACTAAGAATTATGAAAGAACATAATCTAACTTGTACAAAGTTCACACATAGAGGTCGTAAGTATCGTTCCTTTAAAGGTAAAGTTGGTAAAGTAGCTCAAAATATATTAAATCGTAGATTTAAAACAAGTCTCCCATTTCAAAAAGTCGTAACAGATATTACAGAGTTCAAATTAATGAATGGTCAGAAATTATATTTATCACCTTTTATGGACTTATATAGTTCAGAGATTATCAGCTTTAAAATCTCAAGTCGTCCTACATTAGATATAGTCATCAATCCATTAAAAGAAATGATAAAGCGTCGTCCAAACCTAGATCATCGTTTAACGATTCATTCAGATCAAGGCTGGCATTATCAACATTCACAATACACTAGATTATTAAAAGACCATAAAATATTTCAGAGTATGTCTAGAAAAGGTAATTGTCTAGATAATTCAGTTATGGAAAACTTTTTTGGGTTACTTAAACAAGAAATGTATTATGGCCAAGAATTTAAAGATTTTCAGGACCTTGAACAAGCTATTCATCGATATATCGATTTTTATAATAACGAAAGAATCAAATCAAAATTAAAAGGCTTATCTCCCAAAAATTACAGGAGACAAACCTTTGAAATAATATACTAATTAAGGTTTAGATTTTTGGGTTCAGTACAATATGTAAAAAACTGCCGAGTCAATTCGGCAGTTTTTTTAGTCCATTATTTTAACGGGTTTAGGCTTTTTAATTTTAGGTAATATTTTTTCAACAGGTACATTACTTGTTAATTTTATGTCACGCGCTTCTGTCGGGTCATAATTTTTAATATAATCAATGACTTCTTTAACGATAGGTGTTGGTGTTGAAGCACCTGCCGTTACAGCTACACTTTCGATGTCTTGTAGCCATTCTAATTTTAATTCACTCAAATCAGCGATTCGATATGCGTTTGTATGTGCAATTTCTTTAGATACTTGGGCTAATCTATTTGAATTATTACTTTTAGGATCTCCAACGACAATGAGTAAATCTGCTTGATCTGCTTGTGTGGCAACAGCTTCTTGTCTAACTTGTGTTGCTAAACAAATTTCTTCATGTACTTCAATATGAGGATATTTAACTTTTAATTCATCAATAAGATGTTTAACATCCCATTGTGACATTGTTGTTTGATTCGTTACGATGAGTTTTTGGTTCATTAATTCTTCTGGCAAGGCATCGATATCTTCTAAAGTTTGAACGAGATGAACGATATCAGGTGCCACACCAACTGCGCCTTCTGGTTCTGGATGTCCTTTTTTACCAATATAGATGACGTGATAGCCATTTGATTTAACGTCACGTATTAACTGATGTGTATTATCTACATCTGGACATGTCGCATCTATACAAACGAGTCCTTTTTCTTTTGCACGTCTTTTGACTTCAGGTGAAACACCATGTGCAGTAAATATAACGGTACCTTCATCAATTTGTTCTAAAATCTTTAATCTGTTCGGACCATCTAAAGTAATAATGCCATCAGATTCAAAGGCATCAGTCACATGTTTATTATGAACAATCATGCCAAGTATATAAATGGGTCTTGGAAGTGACTTATCTAAAGATGCATTTCTAGCAATAACCATAGCGTCTACAACACCGTAACAATAGCCTCTAGGGGTAATCTTTATAATTTCCATAAATTGCCCTCCTTATTAATGTCTATTATAACAACACACAAGTCTTAAAGAAACTAAATAAAAATTCAAAATAAATCTTTTAGCCTATCATAAAGTGCGCATTTACTATATAATGTATGAAGTGAAAAAGAAACGAGGAGGGTCGCTTATGTCTAAGCATCCGTTTGAACATTTTCAACTTGAAAATGAATTAGTAGAGGCCGTTAAAGATTTACATTTTAACCAGCCAACAGAAATACAGCGAAGAGTTATACCCAAAATTAAAAAAGGATCTAATATAATAGGACAATCTCAAACTGGTACAGGGAAATCACACGCATTTCTACTGCCATTATTTGATAAAATCGACGTCGATATAAAAGAACCACAAGTGATTATTTTGGCACCAACAAGAGAATTAGCAAAGCAATTATATGATGCAGCATCACATTTAACTCAATTTAAAAAAGGTGTAAAAGTTAGCCTATACATTGGTGGAACAGATAAATCAAGAGATATTGATAAATCAAAAAACACACCACATGTAGTTGTAGGTACACCGAATAGAATCGATGATATGGCTGTAGAGCGTGCTTTAGATTTACATCTAGCGAAGTCAGTAGTTGTAGATGAAGCAGATTTAATGATTGATTTAGGATTTATGCCTAAAGTAGATAGAATTGCGAGTAGATTAGATGAAAACGCACAAATTTCAGTATTTAGTGCAACGATTCCTAAAGCATTACATCCATTCTTAAATAAATATTTAAGTAATCCTGAATTTGTTGAAATTGAAACAGCATCATCTAACAAAGACAATATCGACTTTTACTTAATACCGACTAAAGGTGTTGAGAAAAAAGAGAAAGTCTTAAAAGTTATGAATGTGATTAATCCTTATTTAGCAATCATATTTGCTAATAGCCGTGATAGAGCAGATGAATTAGTTGCGTATTTATCAGAAGAAGGCTATAAAGTAGGGGTAATCCATGGTGGTTTATCACCTAGAGAAAGAACACAACAAATGAAACGTATTAAACAATTAGACTTTGAATTTGTTGTCGCAAGTGATTTAGCATCACGTGGTATTGATATTGAAGGTGTAAGTCACGTTATCAACTATGATTTACCTAAAGAAATAGACTTCTTTACACATAGAGTTGGTCGTACAGGTCGTGGTGATTATAAAGGTATCTCAATCACTTTATATACACCTGATGAAGATGATTTAATTACACAAATTGAGAAGCATAATTACAAGTTTAAACATGTCGATATTAAAAACGATGAATTTGTAGAAATTAAAGATCGTCAAAAGCGTACGAAACGTGTTAAAAAAGAAGATAATATTGAAAAATCACTAAAACAAAAAATTAAACGAAACAATAAAAATAAAGTAAAACCTGGCTATAAGAAGAAATTTAAACGAGAATTAGATGAGTTGAAATTTAAAGAGAAGAAAGCTCATTCTAAGAGAACGAAAAGACAAAGTAGAAAAGGATAGGTGTCAAATATGTTAATTGGATCACACGTTTCGATGAGTGGTAAGAAGATGCTATTACAAGCAGCAGAAGAAGCGGCAAGTTATAATGCTTCAACATTTATGATTTATACAGGTGCTCCACAAAACACAAGACGTAAAAAAATTGAAGATTTAAATATTGAAAATGGTAAAGCAGCAATGAAAGAATATGGTTTATCTAACATTGTTGTGCATGCACCATATATCATCAATATTGCAAATACAACTAAACCAGAAGTATTTAACCTAGGTGTTGAATTCTTACAATCAGAAATAGAACGTACTGAAGCATTAGGTGCTAAAGACATCGTTCTTCATCCAGGTGCTCATGTTGGTGCTGGTGAAGAAAAAGGTATTCCAAAAATTATTGAAGGTTTAAATGAAGTATTAACAAATAATAATGATGTACGTATCGCATTGGAAACAATGGCAGGTAAAGGTTCTGAATGTGGTAAAACATTCGAAGAACTTGCACAAATCATTGATGGTGTTAACCATAATGAAAGATTATCTGTATGTTTCGATACTTGTCATACAAATGATGCTGGTTACAACGTTAAAGAAGACTTTGATGGCGTATTAAATGAGTTTGATAAAATCGTTGGTATCGATCGTATAAAAGTACTTCACGTCAACGACAGTAAGAATCCACAAGGTGCAAGAAAAGATAGACATGAAAATATTGGCTTTGGATCAATTGGTTATGATGCATTGCACTATATCGTCAATCATGATGCATTTAAAGAAGTACCTAAAATTTTAGAAACACCATATGTTGGTGATGACAAAAAGAACAAAAAACCACCATATAAATATGAAATCGAAATGATTAAAAATGGTACATTTGATCCAGATTTAAAAGAAAAAATCTTTAACCAATAACATTATTTAAGAATGCTAATTCAATTAGCATTCTTTTTTGTTCGTAAACATTACTATTTACATTTTTTCATATTCATTGTATAGTATTCTATTGACGAGGTGATGAAGATGGAAAAAGAAACACCGATTTTCGAGTTAAAAGATATCAGTTATAGCTATCCAAATAAATTGGCACTTAGCCATATAAATATACAAATTTATAAAGGAGATTTCTTGGCAATAGTTGGCCCAAATGGCTCTGGGAAATCGACTTTACTGAAACTCATATTAGGCTTATTACCTTTACAAAAAGGTGATATCTTAATAAGTGGTAAAAAAATTAATCAATATAAATCTTGGGAAAAAATTAGTTACGTATCACAAAAGTCCAACGCTTTTAGCTCTGGTTTCCCAGCGACAGTAAAAGAAGTTGTCATGAGTGGCTTAACTAAAAATAAAAGTCTTTTCAAATGGTTTAATAAAGAAGATGCTGCACAAGTAGATGCCATATTAGAACGATTAAATATAAGTGGTCTTAAGAATGAAAATATTGCACAGTTGTCAGGTGGTCAACAGCAAAGAACGTTTATTGCTAGAGCATTAATTTCTAAACCGAGTATTTTAATATTAGATGAACCTACTGTAGGTATTGATGCAAGACACGTTTCAGAATTTTATCAATTACTGACGCAATTAAAACAAGAAGGGATTACAATCATTCTTGTAACGCATGATATTGGTGTTGTAGCTGATACGGCAAGTAAAGTAGCTTGCTTAAATCAACATATACATTTCCATGGTACAAGTGAGTCATTTAAATCATTAGATGAAGTCTCAATATCTAAAATCTATGGACATCCCGTACAATTTGTCGATCATCAACATGATCGTGACTGTTGTGCACATGAAGAAGTTGAAGAATTAGTACAAAGTTAACGTGAACATAATAAATATATAGATTTTAAATAAGGAGATTGGATATGTCAGTTGAAATGAGAGATAGATTTATGCTCCTGAATGAAGGAGTGTTATATCGTGATTGATGCGTTTTTAAATTTTGATTTTATAAGATACTCATTTATAAGTGGTATCTTAGTAGGATTGATTGCACCTTTAATAGGGGCATTTATTGTAGTTAGAAGACTATCGCTCATTGCGGATGCACTAAGCCATGTGACGTTAGGTGGTATATCAATGGGACTGTTCTTAATGAGTGTTAGTCCATTGTTTGCTACTATAAATCCGATATGGTTTGGTATTATTTTTTCAATAGCAGGTGCGTTATTAATAGAACAATTAAGAACTGAATATAAACATTACCAAGAAATCGCGATACCCATTATCATGAGCGGTGGTATAGGTATTAGTGTTATATTTATTTCTTTAGCGAATGGATTTAATCAAGATTTATTTGGATATTTATTCGGTTCAATTAGTGCCGTAAATTTAAGTGATTTATTTACTATTATCGTCATTACATTAATTGTTTTAATCTTTGTTATGTTATTGTACAAATCATTATTTGTATTATCATTCGATGAAGAATACTCAAAAGTTATTGGTATGCCAAAATGGATCCAATTATTATTTATTGTCATTGTCGCACTTGTTATTTCAGCTTCAATGAGAGTCGTTGGTATCTTGTTAGTGAGTAGTTTAATGACATTGCCAGTCGCTACAAGTATGAGATTAGCTAAAGGGTTTAAACAGTTAATCGCATTAAGTATTTTATTCGGTGAAATCTCAGTAGTACTAGGATTGATATTATCCTTCTATTTGAATATTTCACCAGGAGGTATTATAGTAGGATTATTAATTATTGAATTACTTGCTAGCATAGCGTATAGTAAAGTACTGATTAAAAAAGGAGGCTATCATCTTGAAAGTAGAGGAAGCCATTCAAATATTGAAAAATGATGGACATAAGTACACAAATAAACGCCGTGATATCATCTCATTATTTGTAAATGAAGATAAATACATCACAGCTAAATATATTCAAGAAGCATTGAAAGACGATTATAATGGATTATCTTTCGATACAATTTATCGTAATTTATACTTATTTAAAGACTTGAATATTATCGAAAGTACTGAAATAGACGGCGAAATGAAATTTAGAATTGCATGTCAAAATCACCATCATCATCATTTTATTTGTGAATCATGTGGTACAACAAAAGTAATAGACTTTTGCCCAATGGATTCTATAAAACAACAATTACCAAATGTAGAAATAGCATCACATAAATTAGAAGTATACGGTAAATGTGAGCAATGCAAAACAGTATAAGAAGTGAGGAATGGTAGCTTGAGGAGCTACCATTTTTTTATTTGTGAAATTAAAACCATACGCTATGCGTATGGTACAGTATGGTTTCACCGTTGTATTAAAAAATGCATCTCTACATGCTAGAATAATATTTGGTCAGCCAACCAAAATTAACAACACGAGGAGATGCATTAAATGTCATCAGACACAAACAGTTTAGCACATACAAAATGGAATTGTAAGTACCACATTGTGTTTGCACCAAAATATCGTAGACAAATTATTTATGGGAAAATTAAAAGAGATATTGGTATTATTTTAAGACAATTGTGTGAAAGAAAAGGTGTAGAAATAATAGAAGCTGAAGCATGTAAAGATCATATTCATATGTTAGTTAGCATTCCACCAAAGTTAAGTGTTTCTCAATTTGTAGGTTATTTAAAAGGTAAGAGGAGCTTAATGATATTTGATAGACATGCCCATTTAAGTATAGATATGGTAACAGAAAATTTTGGTGTAAAGGATTTTATGTAGATACAGTTGGTAGAAATAAAAAAGTGATAGAAAATTATATAAGAAATCAATTACAAGAGGATATAGTAGCAGAACAGTTAACAATGATAGAGTACATAGATCCTTTTACTGGGGAAGAAACTCGAAAGAAGAAAAAATAAAACAACCCTTTTAAGGGTTGCTGGGAAAGTAGTACATTTGGCTGATCTTCTCAGTGCCCTTTTAGGGCTGGTCAGTAATAGAGGCTTATAGCCGCAGAACAAACCACCCGTTAAACGGGTGGTTTTGATTTTGTAGGAATATAGGTAGTATTGAATATGGGCTAACGATCAAGACTCGCAAACAAGATCGTTAGAAATTCTAACGTTCAAGAAAATAAAACAAGATCGTTAGCCGCCCACTTTAATCAGTCAATACACGAAAAAACCTGGTCCATCTCATATATGGGCCAGGTTTTAACTATATTCGATTAAGTAACGTTGATACTTCATGCCAATTTTTAATTCTATATATACCATTTTGTAAATCTTTCTGGTTATAAGGTGTGTCAAACAAGAAAACAGGGATATTTAAATAGTGATTGATATCTTCTGCGTTATCTAATTTATCTTCGAAGAAAATATCGATATTCTGTTCTTTTGTTATTTCTAATTTATTATGACTACCTGTTAATGTAATTTGATCAAATGGTATATGGTGTGATTGAAACCATTCTTTCGTAATATCTTCTAAATAATGATGTCTTGCACTTATATAATAAAGTTCGTAGTCATCTTTTAATTGATTCAAAATGTCTCTTGCGCCCTCTGCAACAGGGGAGTGTTGGTATATATGTGATTCATTATTTTTAAACCAATTCAGCATTTCTTCTTCTTTACAGTTTAAGACATTTGCTAAATTGTATTCTGTAATATCTTCATATTTAAGTTGTTGATTAAAATCTCTTTGTAAATAGGGTACAAATGTTTTTGGACATGTAACAGTTCCGTCAATATCTATACCTAATCTTGGCTTTTGATTCATAAAAATTCACCTTTTTACTTTATGCTTTTTAAGCTTCTTTATTTTGTTCCATTTCAATTGCTAATTTATCTATCTCTTTTTTTAATTCTTCAACCATTGTTTTTTCAGGTACTTTACGAACGGTTTTACCTTTCATAAATAGTAATCCTTCGCCACGTGCACCAGCAATACCGATATCTGCTTCTCTTGCTTCTCCAGGACCGTTAACTGCACAACCTAGTACAGCTACTTTTAATGGGACTTGAAGGTTTGAAATATATTCTTCTACTTCATTAGCTATAGAAATTAAATCAATTTCTATTCGTCCACATGTAGGGCAAGCAATTAATGTAGCAGCATTACTCGCTAAACCAAATGCTTTAAGCAAAGATTTCGCTACTTTAACTTCTTCGACTGGATCAGCTGATAAAGAAATTCTACACGTATTTCCAATTCCTAAGCTTAGTATAGCGCCTAATCCTGCAGACGATTTAACCGTTCCATTAAATAGTGTGCCACTTTCTGTTATACCTAAATGTAGTGGATAGTCAAAAGCTTGTGCTGCTTTCGTATATGCTTCAATAGCTAAATTTACGTCACTTGCTTTCATTGATACGATAATGTCATGAAAATCTAAATCTTCGAGTATTTTTATATGATGTAATGCACTTTCGACCATACCATCAGCAGTAGGGTAGCCATATTTTTTAATAATATGTTTTTCTAATGATCCAGCATTAACACCAATTCTAATAGGAATACCTTTTTCTTTACATGCTTTGACAACTGCTTCAACTTTTTCTCGTCTACCAATGTTTCCTGGATTGATTCGAATCTTATCTGCGCCATTTTCAATTGCAATTAAAGCTAATTTATAATTGAAATGAATATCTACAACTAAAGGGATATTAATTTGTGCTTTAATATCTTTAATTGCATATGCGTCTTCTTCATTTGGACAAGCTACTCTAACAATTTGGCAACCAGCTTCTTCTAATCGTTTAATTTCAGCTACAGTTGCGTCAACATCATATGTTTTTGTAGTCGTCATA encodes:
- a CDS encoding 5' nucleotidase, NT5C type, which gives rise to MNQKPRLGIDIDGTVTCPKTFVPYLQRDFNQQLKYEDITEYNLANVLNCKEEEMLNWFKNNESHIYQHSPVAEGARDILNQLKDDYELYYISARHHYLEDITKEWFQSHHIPFDQITLTGSHNKLEITKEQNIDIFFEDKLDNAEDINHYLNIPVFLFDTPYNQKDLQNGIYRIKNWHEVSTLLNRI
- a CDS encoding Fur family transcriptional regulator; the encoded protein is MKVEEAIQILKNDGHKYTNKRRDIISLFVNEDKYITAKYIQEALKDDYNGLSFDTIYRNLYLFKDLNIIESTEIDGEMKFRIACQNHHHHHFICESCGTTKVIDFCPMDSIKQQLPNVEIASHKLEVYGKCEQCKTV
- the ispG gene encoding flavodoxin-dependent (E)-4-hydroxy-3-methylbut-2-enyl-diphosphate synthase, whose product is MIHRTKTRPVKVGDLTIGGSDEVIIQSMTTTKTYDVDATVAEIKRLEEAGCQIVRVACPNEEDAYAIKDIKAQINIPLVVDIHFNYKLALIAIENGADKIRINPGNIGRREKVEAVVKACKEKGIPIRIGVNAGSLEKHIIKKYGYPTADGMVESALHHIKILEDLDFHDIIVSMKASDVNLAIEAYTKAAQAFDYPLHLGITESGTLFNGTVKSSAGLGAILSLGIGNTCRISLSADPVEEVKVAKSLLKAFGLASNAATLIACPTCGRIEIDLISIANEVEEYISNLQVPLKVAVLGCAVNGPGEAREADIGIAGARGEGLLFMKGKTVRKVPEKTMVEELKKEIDKLAIEMEQNKEA
- a CDS encoding metal ABC transporter permease; the protein is MIDAFLNFDFIRYSFISGILVGLIAPLIGAFIVVRRLSLIADALSHVTLGGISMGLFLMSVSPLFATINPIWFGIIFSIAGALLIEQLRTEYKHYQEIAIPIIMSGGIGISVIFISLANGFNQDLFGYLFGSISAVNLSDLFTIIVITLIVLIFVMLLYKSLFVLSFDEEYSKVIGMPKWIQLLFIVIVALVISASMRVVGILLVSSLMTLPVATSMRLAKGFKQLIALSILFGEISVVLGLILSFYLNISPGGIIVGLLIIELLASIAYSKVLIKKGGYHLESRGSHSNIEK